A genomic region of Arachis hypogaea cultivar Tifrunner chromosome 5, arahy.Tifrunner.gnm2.J5K5, whole genome shotgun sequence contains the following coding sequences:
- the LOC140173272 gene encoding serine/threonine-protein phosphatase 7 long form homolog yields MTGPDFMRSEMVRRQAAPKGPRWWRKKMALRQRELREIRPSSKIGGTDWRQENRRHRFQIYCVYLECNYAGISYNGHGSRLLLCDHLKPPDSYNQIVESHLRETGFYNVSQIGFIPCQSAMINALIERWRPETHTFHFPVGECAVTLEDVAMILGLPTNGLPVTGPTMSSFEAMEAECLHQFGVAPRKTECRGSFIKLTWFRGLRDRIVLNDVEHIQTYVKCHIMLLFGTVIFGDKATSAVHWKFLPLLRNFRQIIQFSWGSACLEHLYRSLYRATRVGSKEMDGPLVLLLTWAWIRLPFLAPIPGNPRVFPIANRWRSWDRENYAYRYHSLAHYRRLLDDLQEDKYVAYGIGNIDPGVIPLDIHHNSVIWSATVLLISFECIEWHASDRVRRQFGLTQGVPNQLEILGASHGEVLIRPKN; encoded by the exons ATGACAGGTCCGGACTTCATGAGGTCAGAGATGGTGAGACGACAAGCAGCTCCTAAAGGACCGAGATGGTGGCGCAAGAAAATGGCCCTTCGACAGCGAGAGCTGCGAGAGATCAGACCTTCCTCAA aaatcggtggcaccgattgGAGACAAGAAAATCGGAGGCACCGATTTCAG ATTTACTGTGTATATTTGGAATGCAATTATGCTGGAATTAGTTATAATGGTCAT GGTTCACGGTTGTTGCTGTGTGATCATTTAAAGCCGCCGGATTCATACAACCAAATTGTTGAGTCACACTTACGCGAGACAGGATTTTATAATGTTTCACAAATTGGATTTATTCCATGTCAGTCAGCAATGATTAATGCTCTGATTGAGAGATGGCGGCCTGAAACTCACACGTTTCACTTTCCAGTTGGTGAGTGTGCCGTGACCTTAGAGGATGTGGCGATGATTCTCGGTCTGCCGACAAATGGTCTTCCGGTAACAGGACCGACCATGAGTAGTTTTGAGGCAATGGAAGCCGAGTGCTTGCACCAATTTGGAGTTGCACCGAGGAAGACAGAATGTAGAGGGAGCTTTATAAAATTAACATGGTTTAGGGGTTTGAGAGATCGTATAGTGTTGAATGATGTTGAGCATATTCAGACGTATGTAAAGTGTCACATAATGTTGTTATTTGGGACAGTTATATTTGGAGATAAGGCGACTTCAGCTGTTCATTGGAAATTTTTACCTTTGCTCCGTAACTTTCGTCAGATCATACAGTTTAGTTGGGGTTCGGCATGCCTGGAACACTTGTATAGATCATTGTATAGGGCAACTCGTGTCGGAAGCAAGGAGATGGACGGTCCATTAGTACTCTTGCTCACTTGGGCTTGGATCCGGCTACCATTTCTAGCGCCTATTCCCGGCAATCCCCGAGTGTTTCCAATTGCAAATAG GTGGCGTAGTTGGGACCGTGAAAACTATGCCTACCGATATCATTCTCTTGCGCACTACAGGAGATTGTTGGATGATCTACAAGAGGACAAGTATGTT GCATATGGCATTGGAAACATCGACCCAGGCGTGATTCCTTTAGACATCCATCATAATTCGGTTATCTGGAGTGCCACAGTGCTACTTATATCTTTTGAATGCATTGAGTGGCATGCATCTGATAGAGTCAGGAGACAATTTGGATTGACACAGGGTGTTCCTAATCAACTAGAGATTCTAGGTGCATCACACGGCGAAGTTCTTATTAGGCCTAAGAATTAA